The Tripterygium wilfordii isolate XIE 37 chromosome 5, ASM1340144v1, whole genome shotgun sequence DNA segment AGACAccccttttgggcatttcacctcattggagggtATAGTTCTTGATTCTGTGTGCCAGTTTGGTAGTATAGCCCTGAAAGCTGATTTGTGTGTCTGGGACTTCAAGGATTTCGATGTAATCCTTGGAGTGGATTGGTTAACAAAGCATCATGCGTTGTTGGACTTTTGGGAGAGAAAGGTCACTCTTAATGTACCGGAAGGAGGGGAGATACAGTTACACGGATCGAAGGGGGTCCCATGTCCTCAGTTCATAGACAACCCTTCATACCAAAATTGTAGGGtcacgagtttgattacatcGGCACCTAAGGGTGATGTAGCTACTCCGACACATGTGGTAGAAgagtacatggatgtatttcCAGACGAGTTACCCTGATTTCCACcaaagagggagattgactttaccaTTGAGTTATATCCgaatgttaagccaatttcgattccaccatatcggatggctccaaaaaaattgaaggagttgatgactcagttggaatagttgcaagacttggggtttattagaTCGAGTGTGTCCCCATGGGAAGCACCAGTATTGTTcgtaaagaagaaaaatggctCGTTGAGGATGTGTATAGATTATCGGCAATTAAACAAGGTTATGGTAAAGAACGAGTATCCGTTGCCAtagataaatgatttgtttgattggTTAAGAGATGCTAGATATTTCTCTAGGATTGACTTacgttcggggtaccaccaatagaggattagaaatgaggatatttcgAAGATGAAATTTAGGACACGATATGGGCATTATGAGTTTatagtgatgccatttgggttaacaaATGCTCCGTtagtgtttatggatttgatgcaaagggtccttcatccatttttggatagatttgtggttgtgttcattgatgatattttgatttgttatCCGACGGTAGTGGAGCAtgaggaacacttgaggttagtgttgcaaacATTGAGGaagaatcaattatatgctaagttgagcaAATGTGAGGTTTGGGCTACGAAAGTGAAATTCCTAGGTCATGTGATTAAGAAAGAGGGCATTGCGATAGATAACTCTAAGGTCGAATCTGTGTTGAATTGGGAGAGGCCTAAAAATGTTTTGGAGATTAGGAGTTTCTTGGGATTAGCAGGatattataggaggtttatccaagacttttcatgtgtttccgcacctatgatgcaactcacGCGGAAAGGTACACCGTTTGTGTGGTTGAATGAGTGTGAGAAAGCTTTTGAAGATTTGaagggtaggttgacatctcTACCGATATTAGTGGTTCCGGAGAGGagtgtaggataccaagtgtattgtgataCTTCCGGAgtgggtttgggttgtgtgttgatgcaaagagatagggtagtggagtatggttctagattgttgaaaatacatgagaaaaactatccggtgcatgatttggagctAACGGCAATTGTATTTGCTCtgaagcaatggaggtattatctttatggagagaaatttGAGGTACTTTCGGATCACAAAAGTCTTAAGTATTTATTCACacaaagagagttgaatttgcgacagaggaggaggatgaagtatttagaggactatgactttagtttacaatatcacccgggtaaggcaaatgtggttgcagatgcattgagtagaaagcatagagttgctagtttatttatatatgagtggggaattgtagagatattaagtcaatttggtttggggTTGCAAAGTGTAGAAGAAAATAtgtatttgggtagtatgacttctagaccgATGTTGATgcaaaaggtgatggatgcacaaaattGGGATCctatttttgatacatttgaggaggactccggatgggttcggggtgatgatggaggtgtgaggttcgtggggagattgatagtacccaATGACAAGGATCTAcaagaggagatcttgaaagaagcacaccatCCTCGGTTTGCTATGCATCCGATAGGTACGAAAATGTACCAAGACTttagaagaaacttttggtggagaggtTGATCGATAATTTTTATCGCAAGAAATACTTGCGACTCAATACCGGTTGGTTTAtcccactcgcaagtgtacgtgccgaaagacagtaaaatagtgaatagggtcgaatccacgaagactgtattaattaccaactgaCTACTATCAATAGTGTGAATTAATTCCCAGACGCTTCTAATACTAACtgacaaaataaaattgaactaaatatcaatggatgaaaactagcttgggtttggcttgccaactacctccacctgtgcacacaaattaatatgcaatcacaaaatttaaaagtttaacaatgccaattgaaaggccttggtccagctgcagtcaattagatttccctaaacaactatcctgactttggtccagttgcaagatctttttttatcaaaggagttttggttggtctatcctaagagtttcctaagacaagcataagcactaggaaatcgacaattgcacaatttaggataatggtctattacccaatcaattatgtcctatgttcccaaaacttggatcttacccAAATTCTTGTTACTTTGTCAAACACcaggtcatggtcagccgaatatgtttaactaacaattcttAAAATTATgttgttgatcaggcatgcataacaataagaaataaacaattaatccagaggacaaagaattaaacttagtttgattgtcaatcaaatctgttcacaaggtttatggtaaaagaattaccaaaccctagctagaaaataGTTTAGCTACACAGAATcataattaaaaccatataaatactcattaacaatgttcaaatcaatcaaAGAATTGAAATTTGCCGAAGGATTGGGCTGCCAAGCTTGATGTTTCTTCCCTTCTCCTTCTTGCCATCACACTCTCTCCAATATTAGGTCTTTAACCGTGCAATAAAAAGTCCCCTTCGTCTTAGCGAACACTGCTTATATAGTCTTTAataagccctaaactggcccaactGTCTTTGCCACGTCAGCAGCTTAAACATGCAAACTGATTCCCGCATTTTACGGCCGCACATGTTGCAAAActggttacaaattctgtcctaTGCCAGCTTTACTCTCCAatagtacctgttcataaaaatatcaatatgggtagtattttgcactaaacaccatagaaaaataataaatttaagcccataaaaatggGTGTATTTTATACCTAACAGAGGCATGAAGGccgatgtagctagatttgtggcaagatgcttgacatgtcaacaagtgaaggcgaAACACCAAAGGCCGGTGGGTTTGCTACAACCCCTATCggtggcacaatggaaatgggagatgatcactatggactttgtgacGGCGTTGCCGATGATACCTAAGCAAAATGATATcgtttgggtgatagtcgaTAGATTGATCAAATCAGCTTACTTCCTACCGGTGAACAAGATAGACACCTTAGAGTCATTGAGCACATTGTACGTGCAGGAGATAGTGCGACTCCACAAAGTGACACTATCCATTGTGTAGGATCGAGACCTGCGATTAACaggtagattttggggtagtTTACAGGAGGTCTTAGGGACACGACTAGATTTCATTACGCCATATCACCCACAAAGTGAGAGTACTATATGTTATgtgcttgtgtggtagattttaGTGGTAATTGAGAGAAATACCTACATTTGgtagagtttgtgtacaacaactcatacCAAAGTAGCATTgggatggcaccatttgaagcactttatgggaggccttgtaggtcaccattgtgttgggcggaggttggagagaaagcGGTATCGGGacccaaaatggtgaaggaggcgAGAGACGGAATTGAGAAGATTAGAAAAAAGTTGATCAtggctcaaagtaggcaaaagtcctatgcGGATAAGAGGAGGAGGCCATTGGAATTTACGGTTGGTGACAAGGAATTTTTGAAGGGTAGTCCACGACGTTGCATTCAAAGAAACAACAAGAAAGGAAAGTTGGCACCGCAGTTTGTAGGTCCTTTTGAAATCCTTGAGCTAGTTGGATCGGTAGCCTATCATTTGACACTTTcaccaaaattggctaaagttcataatgtgtttcatgtttctatgCTATGAAAATATGAGtcggatccatcacatgttttagattggaccacagtggaagtggaggaagatggaagaTACACTTTTCAACCGATGATGATTTTGAATGgaaaggacaaggtcacacgATCAAGTGTGATACCGTTAGTTAAAGTCTTGTGAATGTATCACGACACGGAAGAGgcgacttgggagcttgagtcgaagatgaaggagaaatatccGCATTTATTCGCAAGTCTAGGTACATTTTTAAATTTCGAggatgaaatttctttaaggggGAAAGGATGTAACACCCTaaacttatttttcttttagaaattatgtaggaccaacatgtgttgagtat contains these protein-coding regions:
- the LOC119998580 gene encoding uncharacterized protein LOC119998580, which encodes MVKEARDGIEKIRKKLIMAQSRQKSYADKRRRPLEFTVGDKEFLKGSPRRCIQRNNKKGKLAPQFVVEVEEDGRYTFQPMMILNGKDKVTRSSVIPLVKVL